The genomic DNA TTGATGATTGCGCCACGATAGGTTTGCAGCAGTTCATCCTGGCGGGCGCGGGCCTGGTCGCGCTGGGCACTTAAGCGGCCGTTGTTGAAGATGGGCGCCACCAGACCGGATGTCAGGTTGTAAAAGGGGCTGTGCAGAACTTCGGCGGCCTTGTAGGAACCCGAGCCCAGCGTGGCACCCAGGGTGACGGTAGGCAGCATGGCCGCACGGGCCACCGTAACGTCGGCGCTCGCGGCCGCCAACTGGGCTTCGGCCCGGGCCAGGTCTGGGCGCCGGCTCAGCAATTGGCTGGGCACGCCGGGGCCAATGCCGGGCCAGGTCAACGCCTGGAAGGGTTCGCTGCCCAGGTCCAGCGCCTGTACGGGCTGGCCGAGCAAGGCGGCGAGGGTGATCAGGGATTCTTCGGCCAACTGCTGGATCAGCGGCAGCTGGCGTTGTTGGCTGGCGACCAGGCTTTTCTGTTGGGCCAGCTCCAGCGCGGTGGCGGAACCGGCGTCGTAGCGAGTCTGCACCAGGTTGAGCACATTGCGCGCGTTGGCCAGGTTCAGCTCGGCGATGTGCTGGCGTTGGCGGGCGGCGAGGGTTTGCGCGTAACGGTCGGCCACATTGCTGAGCAGGGTCAGTTCGACGGTGGCCTGGTCGAACTCGCTCGCACGCAGGGTTTGCAGGGCACTGTCGCGTGCGGCGGCGCGGCCGCCCCAGAAGTCCAACTCGTAGCT from Pseudomonas tolaasii NCPPB 2192 includes the following:
- a CDS encoding efflux transporter outer membrane subunit; amino-acid sequence: MNKHSSLLGLCLLLNACTGTPPASDSGIAPPAAWQYTERDAAQVVNQRWWTQFGSPSLNRLIDQARRDSFDVAAAMARVRQAQASAVIAGAPLLPEVKFNLTASREKLLRGTGNSDLDATESNKTVDSFGANFTASYELDFWGGRAAARDSALQTLRASEFDQATVELTLLSNVADRYAQTLAARQRQHIAELNLANARNVLNLVQTRYDAGSATALELAQQKSLVASQQRQLPLIQQLAEESLITLAALLGQPVQALDLGSEPFQALTWPGIGPGVPSQLLSRRPDLARAEAQLAAASADVTVARAAMLPTVTLGATLGSGSYKAAEVLHSPFYNLTSGLVAPIFNNGRLSAQRDQARARQDELLQTYRGAIINGFADVEKSLSSITRLDEQRQWQAEELQQARTAFQIAESRYQAGAEDLLTVLETQRTLYAAQDLDVQLRLARLQASIALYKALGGGWKADI